From one Henningerozyma blattae CBS 6284 chromosome 1, complete genome genomic stretch:
- the TBLA0A03590 gene encoding PQ-loop repeat-containing protein (similar to Saccharomyces cerevisiae YDR352W; ancestral locus Anc_5.408) codes for MLDFFSSIFGTDSVCQMFSNSMGFISFTSSFVALMPQMIETFKSKNVEGLSIHFLLAWLIGDIISMLGAILTKQLLFQILLTIFFLIIDLVICIQYYYYGIIYNNSLSTKKKNNDTILLVAAPSNDFGEIQDFDDKIDDSIDSRRGTWNRNKMPRISTDKSMAVGALGLASHFKTSDAAKVVRYASVFTTALVKRQELSEVTNSYIGVVCAWLGAIFYIGSRFPQLIMNYKRKSTDGVSPFIFYCMLVSNISYDISLFTNENFLNGKDRAMFVKNAMPFIVGSAGTIVFDLLFFVQHYYLYRDNRNIRFAPMKQEGDLEEDLEEDI; via the coding sequence ATGTTAGACTTTTTCAGTAGCATATTTGGTACAGACTCGGTCTGTCAAATGTTTTCCAACTCTATGGGGTTCATATCTTTCACAAGTTCGTTTGTAGCGTTAATGCCACAAATGATTGAAACCTTCAAAAGTAAAAATGTGGAAGGGCTatcaattcattttttgttAGCTTGGCTAATAGGTGATATTATATCGATGTTAGGTGCCATTTTAACAAAACAGTtattattccaaatattgTTAACCATTTTCTTCTTAATTATAGATCTGGTCATTTGTATccagtattattattatggtataatttataataacagtttatcaacaaaaaagaaaaacaatgATACCATATTATTAGTAGCTGCCCCAAGTAATGATTTTGGTGAGATACAAGACTTCGATGATAAAATAGACGATTCCATAGATTCAAGAAGAGGAACTTggaatagaaataaaatgcCAAGAATATCAACAGACAAATCAATGGCAGTTGGTGCTCTAGGCTTAGCCTCTCATTTTAAAACTTCTGATGCCGCTAAAGTCGTACGGTATGCATCAGTATTCACTACAGCATTAGTTAAGAGACAAGAATTAAGCGAAGTAACTAATAGTTACATTGGTGTTGTTTGTGCTTGGCTAGGTGccattttttatattggTTCAAGATTTCCACAATTAATTATGaattataaaagaaaatctaCCGATGGTGTTTCACCCTTTATCTTCTATTGCATGCTTGTTAGTAACATCAGTTATGATATCAGTTTGTttactaatgaaaatttcttaaatggTAAAGATAGAGCAATGTTTGTTAAAAACGCCATGCCTTTCATTGTAGGTAGTGCAGGAACAAttgtttttgatttattgtttttcGTTCAACATTATTACTTATATAGAGACAACCGTAATATACGGTTTGCACCAATGAAGCAAGAGGGGGATTTAGAAGAGGACTTAGAAGAAGATATCTAG
- the YPT35 gene encoding Ypt35p (similar to Saccharomyces cerevisiae YPT35 (YHR105W); ancestral locus Anc_5.410), whose protein sequence is MSQKISIIPPEPITLINNETTNAYDSQYSKTLSTNGLALYKVTVSDCTIVKGSNGGEFAVWKVTVLLTKEDSSSSQEDNNNVLQEMNYRKIQVYRRYSDFELFRKQIIDRLKEQQQVGKVVNLPSLPPKVPWYDLWKYQDINLDKKWLNNRQRGLNHFLNHILLDVEIRRVSKDIIIKFLNR, encoded by the coding sequence atgTCACAGAAGATAAGCATCATACCACCAGAACCGATCACTTTAATCAATAATGAAACCACAAATGCTTATGATTCACAATACTCCAAGACTCTGAGTACTAATGGCCTAGCTCTTTATAAGGTCACTGTGAGTGATTGCACTATTGTAAAGGGAAGTAACGGTGGTGAATTTGCCGTATGGAAGGTTACTGTATTATTAACAAAAGAAGATTCTTCAAGTAGCCaagaagataataataatgttttacaagaaatgaattatagaaaaatcCAAGTATATCGAAGGTATTctgattttgaattatttcgTAAACAAATCATAGATAGGCTAAAAGAACAGCAGCAAGTGGGGAAAGTAGTTAACCTACCAAGTCTACCACCGAAAGTCCCATGGTATGATCTTTGGAAATATCAAGATATAAATCTAGATAAGAAATGGCTGAACAATAGACAAAGGGGGCTAAACCATTTTCTTAACcatatattattagatgttGAAATACGGAGGGTATCCAaggatattattattaaattcttaaatCGTTAG
- the SPC110 gene encoding Spc110p (similar to Saccharomyces cerevisiae SPC110 (YDR356W); ancestral locus Anc_5.414) gives MDSNRTRLEFTPVGTLKTHNDDEENNLITSPTKQPNGSQYQTTNVYSNKRRRIEDPIEEEEVSDDEMQSSNGIEDQFQNNDTYENNHSIYDRSGVYEHTQTNIIPTTIAVPKNNVDITQNDKSIRNLIARNIDDGSSFQLSTAKELEKMKDENEKLKIRIQYIMSGAKKNNDEIPSLIRNGKSDPNFIQELDTFLEKNNNTIDLNQWENDKSEYELKIKNLKNNLSQSKEKMKILESTNNQLSLKMSNLQNSYDHLKEQLLGIENNSNNEKNLLLQLQSEKENLLRKVMENKHELDNSQKALSEKELQLIELNKQLDKKAQDLKQLKTQQNENINNNDEQIEKLKQDIAELSKKNLDFQNQLKKSQNDRIRLNELLQDSKKTEINFYSDLDLIKEQKNDIEKKNHSLDNELRKKLSEIDELKDSIEECKNQMDNLNYALKDEKKKNKTLTEKITEQQNKLIATDDQLNEKHEALKSEYDIITSELKITKKKLDTVNFELKKELELKKRINNSKQRLEDQVKSLTLEISDKHSEISDLQEKLLEYTSNSDNSRSKISGMELKIKALQKELVEIKKNKDILQESYEELKQSKLELQSNIDRNLEKISNQKEEISRLKIENDKLQQTNFENLNLSTKLQSEIEQSNEYVQTITEQNNKLTSDITSKIVRIDDLKNELNENKQKLNKLEKDYRHIKRSQNDRLPKLLSELNSKNNELQYIENKFKENEKNLEKQLNDSRIKLEIKEVQNNELLAKIEELTQQCDNFRNLNYDLQEKYNDLLRDKTDVLPEHIYHKDKEDTLKRQITRLELRNKELIKLYSDKNKKYFDLSNYYMLKSFKVQRKNDALILIKSYLNKVLNATLNTLDGNYLRFKQERDYMGKSYDDFKYSSSYYNNRNYQGQYNNKSRSGSPDWNSNGHYFDDEFAREKRARRNFRKVSLYVLACVKAKLIAKEVRKENERLRKYQSSIESVNDY, from the coding sequence ATGGATAGCAATAGAACAAGGCTTGAATTTACACCTGTTGGTACATTAAAGACAcataatgatgatgaggaAAATAACCTTATAACATCACCTACTAAACAACCTAATGGAAGCCAATATCAAACTACTAATGTATATTCCAATAAACGTCGTCGGATTGAAGATccaattgaagaagaagaagtttCGGATGATGAAATGCAAAGTTCTAATGGAATCGAAGaccaatttcaaaataacGATACATatgaaaataatcattCAATTTATGATAGGTCAGGAGTATATGAGCACACTCAAACTAATATAATACCTACAACGATTGCGGTACCCAAAAATAACGTTGATATAACACAAAACGATAAATCAATAAGGAACCTGATAGCAAGGAATATTGATGATGGCTCAAGCTTTCAATTATCGACTGCCAAAGAACTAGAGAAAAtgaaagatgaaaatgaaaagttAAAGATTCGTATACAGTACATTATGTCTGGagccaaaaaaaataatgatgaaatacCATCTTTAATAAGAAATGGGAAATCTGATCCCAATTTTATTCAAGAATTAGACACTTTTttagagaaaaataataatacgaTTGATCTTAATCAATGGGAAAATGATAAGTCAGAAtatgaattgaaaataaaaaatttgaaaaacaatCTATCTCAATCAAAggaaaaaatgaaaatattagaatcaactaataatcaattatctttgaaaatgtctaatttacaaaattcaTATGATCATTTGAAAGAACAACTTTTAggtattgaaaataattcgaataatgaaaagaatttacttttacaattacaaagtgaaaaggaaaatttATTGAGAAAAGTTATGGAAAATAAACatgaattagataattctCAGAAAGCTCTTAGTGAAAAAGAGCTCCAACTTATAGAGttaaataaacaattagaTAAGAAGGCTCaagatttaaaacaattaaagactcaacaaaatgaaaatataaataataatgatgaacagattgaaaaattaaaacaagaTATTGCTGAATTGtcaaaaaagaatttagattttcagaatcaattgaagaaatcACAAAATGATCGTATAagattaaatgaattactTCAAGATAGTaaaaaaacagaaataaatttctaTTCTGATCTGGATCTAATAAAAGAACAAAAgaatgatattgaaaagaaaaatcattcattagataatgaattgcgaaaaaaattaagtgagattgatgaattaaaagattcaattgaagaatGTAAAAACCAAATGGATAATCTAAATTATGCATTAAAggatgaaaaaaagaagaataaaACCCTAACAGAAAAAATTACTGaacaacaaaataaattaatagcTACAGATgatcaattaaatgaaaaacatGAGGCATTAAAATCAGAATATGATATTATAACTTCAGAATTAAAGattacaaaaaagaaattagatACAGTgaattttgaattgaaaaaagaattagaacTAAAGAAAcgaattaataattcaaaacaaAGATTAGAAGATCAAGTCAAGTCTCTTACATTAGAAATTAGTGATAAACATTCTGAAATATCAGATTTACAAGAAAAACTCTTGGAGTATACTTCTAATAGTGATAACAGTCGATCTAAGATTAGTGGTAtggaattaaaaattaaagctCTTCAAAAGGAATTAgtagaaattaaaaaaaataaagatattcttcaagaatcttatgaagaattaaaacaatctaaattagaattacaATCAAATATTGATCGAAATTTGGAGAAAATTAGTAAtcaaaaagaagaaatatctcgattaaaaattgaaaatgataaactTCAACAAactaattttgaaaatttgaaCTTATCTACTAAATTACAATCTGAAATTGAGCAATCCAATGAATACGTTCAAACTATAACtgaacaaaataataaattaactaGTGATATTACTTCTAAAATTGTTAGAAtagatgatttaaaaaatgaattgaatgaaaataaacaaaagcTAAATAAACTTGAAAAAGATTATAGACATATTAAGAGATCTCAAAACGATCGTTTACCTAAATTACTTAGtgaattaaattctaagaataatgaattacaatatattgagaataaattcaaagaaaatgaaaaaaatttggaaaaacaACTCAACGATTCTAGAATCAAATTAGAGATTAAAGAAgtacaaaataatgaattattagctAAAATTGAGGAATTAACTCAACAATGTGATAATTTTAGAAATCTAAATTATGATCTTCAAGagaaatataatgatttattaagaGATAAAACAGATGTATTACCAGAGCATATTTATCATAAAGACAAAGAAGATACTTTGAAACGTCAAATTACTCGATTAGAACTTAGAAATAAGGAGTTGATTAAATTGTACTCtgacaaaaataaaaaatattttgatttatctAATTATTATATGCTAAAAAGTTTCAAAGTACAACGTAAAAATGATGCACTTATTTTGATCAAAAGTTACTTAAATAAAGTTCTTAATGCtactttaaatactttagATGGGAATTATTTACGATTTAAACAAGAGAGAGATTATATGGGTAAATCATACgatgattttaaatattcttcaaGTTATTATAACAATAGAAATTATCAGGGACaatacaataataaatctagAAGCGGATCTCCAGATTGGAATAGCAATGGACACTATTTCGATGATGAGTTTGCAAGGGAGAAAAGGGCTAGAAGGAATTTTAGAAAGGTATCTTTATATGTTTTAGCTTGTGTTAAAGCTAAACTTATTGCTAAAGAAGTTCGCAAAGAAAACGAAAGACTAAGGAAATATCAATCTTCTATTGAATCGGTCAATGATTATTAA
- the CNL1 gene encoding Cnl1p (similar to Saccharomyces cerevisiae YDR357C; ancestral locus Anc_5.415) → MSAGEEHEDLLGINKLSVDYSYLLYKIQDHVESIQLQTTKICVSENQSITEGIIANIVDKNIEDYNLLLKKCEELEHYFDMLDQIEVISETFKDRLREATKDLVDINRKRGHR, encoded by the coding sequence ATGTCTGCTGGAGAAGAACATGAGGATTTGTTAGGTATCAACAAGCTTAGCGTGGACTACAGCTATCTGCTATACAAAATCCAAGATCATGTGGAGTCTATTCAATTGCAGACCACCAAGATCTGCGTGAGTGAAAATCAGTCTATTACAGAAGGTATAATTGCCAATATTGTGgacaaaaatatagaagATTATAACTTGCTTTTAAAGAAATGTGAGGAACTAGAacattattttgatatgCTGGATCAAATCGAAGTGATTTCTGAAACTTTTAAAGACCGATTAAGGGAAGCTACCAAAGATTTAGTCGATATAAACCGGAAAAGGGGTCATCGATGA
- the TBLA0A03640 gene encoding uncharacterized protein (similar to Saccharomyces cerevisiae GGA1 (YDR358W) and GGA2 (YHR108W); ancestral locus Anc_5.416), with protein MSHGIYLGETPVRRTQTPGNPLLRKIQRACRMSLGEPDLALNLDVADYINEKQGATSRDACVTIVRLINNRDTHTAVFAISLLDVLVKNCGYPVHLQISRKEFLNELVKRFPEHPPMRYSRVQRLILTAIEEWYQTICKHSSYKEDMNFIRDMHRLLKYKGYVFPKIDQAQLSVLKPSNHLKTASEIQKEQEIAQAAKLEELIRRGKPDDLREANKLMKVMAGFKADNVVHAKNSIASELKRLKRKADLLNEMLNADKLTDSQNETASELYGSLKSAQPKFQAIIEEEQDDDSMVSDILKFNDTVNQLLQKYDLLKKGDTTAASQIHPSAISTDIQQNSTGALANEINLIDFGDSDMNTSEPNQQNNQTDSSTNSNNNNNNNNNNNNTNNADLLSDLLGDMSISDNSRSQSTFGAGGSITLGSPLPSSPAEPVITTTSASTTNNNSNNNNVFDLLGDTTNNTQSNNTVDLLGNNSSVPSSNQALNNDADLFGGVQRHLINSSTYLKIEAIITRESDSTIKIKAFFSNVNQSPISDFTFMVAVPKLMTLRLQPQSSNFYPGNSNDGITQEAYIDNAIINSSKPLKVKWMSTFTVNASPVQETAVYVLPKI; from the coding sequence ATGTCTCATGGTATTTATTTGGGTGAGACCCCCGTTAGAAGAACTCAAACTCCTGGTAATCCccttttaagaaaaatccAGCGTGCATGTCGTATGTCTTTAGGAGAACCTGATCTAGCCTTGAATTTGGATGTCGCTGATTATATCAATGAAAAACAAGGTGCTACCTCTAGAGATGCATGTGTCACTATTGTTAGATTGATTAACAATAGAGATACCCATACTGCTGTATTTGCTATATCGTTATTAGATGTTTTAGTTAAAAATTGTGGCTATCCAGTTCATTTACAAATATCAAGAAAGGAATTCTTAAATGAATTAGTAAAACGATTTCCTGAACATCCTCCAATGCGTTATTCTAGAGTGCAAAGATTAATTTTGACTGCCATTGAAGAATGGTATCAAACTATTTGTAAACATTCTTCTTATAAGGAAGATatgaattttattagaGACATGCATAGATTATTGAAATACAAAGGGTATGTATTCCCAAAGATTGATCAAGCCCAATTGTCCGTGTTGAAACCATCCAATCATTTAAAGACTGCTAgtgaaattcaaaaagaacaagaaattgCTCAAGCTGCCAAATTGGAAGAATTAATTAGACGTGGTAAGCCAGATGATTTAAGGGAAGCCAATAAATTGATGAAGGTTATGGCAGGTTTTAAAGCAGATAATGTAGTTCATGCTAAGAATTCCATTGCTTCTGAATTGAAGAGATTGAAGAGAAAGgcagatttattaaatgaaatgtTAAATGCAGATAAATTAACTGATTCTCAAAATGAAACTGCATCAGAATTATATGGTTCTTTAAAATCTGCTCAACCAAAATTCCAAGCtattattgaagaagaacaagATGATGATTCTATGGTTAGTGATATTCtgaaatttaatgatactGTTAATCAGTTACttcaaaaatatgatttattgaaaaaggGTGACACCACTGCAGCTTCACAAATCCATCCTTCTGCTATTTCCACTGATATCCAACAAAATTCTACAGGTGCTCTtgcaaatgaaattaatttaattgattttggtGATTCAGACATGAATACATCTGAACCAaatcaacaaaataatcaaactgattcatcaacaaatagcaataataataataataataataataataataataataccaataatgCAGATTTATTAAGTGATTTGTTGGGTGATATGAGCATTTCCGACAATTCTCGTTCTCAAAGTACCTTTGGTGCTGGTGGCAGTATCACTCTTGGCAGTCCACTACCAAGCTCACCAGCAGAACCAGTTATCACCACTACTTCTGCATCCACTACAAATAACAACtctaataacaacaatgTATTCGATCTACTAGGCGATACTACAAACAATACACAATCAAACAATACTGTAGATTTATTGggtaataattcttcagtTCCATCCTCAAACCAAGCATTAAACAATGATGCTGATCTATTTGGTGGCGTTCAAAGacatttaattaattcatcaacatatttaaaaattgaagcAATAATTACTAGAGAATCGGACTCtactattaaaattaaggCATTTTTCTCAAATGTTAATCAATCCCCAATATCAGATTTTACTTTTATGGTAGCTGTTCCAAAATTAATGACATTAAGACTACAACCTCAATCAAGTAATTTTTATCCAGGAAATTCTAATGATGGTATAACTCAAGAGGCATATATTGATAATGCTATCATTAACTCATCTAAACCTTTAAAAGTTAAATGGATGAGTACTTTTACAGTTAATGCATCTCCAGTTCAAGAAACTGCGGTATATGTTTTACCaaagatttga